In Tenebrio molitor chromosome 1, icTenMoli1.1, whole genome shotgun sequence, the sequence CATTGCCAATAACTGATATGCAGATTTGCTCTCATAGTGATTGTTTGTTTGTGGCAGTatctttatttaattataatggGATTCAGATTTACAAAGTCAAAACAGACACGCACGAGTGGAGCCACCATCAAACTATCCAACCTGTTGAAAttccacataaattttatttaagttcaaatttatatatttttaataataataaattaatttcctaCAAATATGTCAATTGTAGCTATCAAATTGATCCATGTACTCAAATGGAAGACTTCTACAAGAAATTtgattacattttaaaattaactgacaacaattttattacagttttgtACAAAAGGAAATTTGATAATGTGCAGGAATATTTagaaaggaaaaaattaaGGCTAGAGacaagtaaataaaatgtttgccttaaaaactgaaattttatttttaaccttACCACAACACTCGCTCAATAGTCTTTGTAAGTGGtcttgtaataaaaatgtggcGCTAGTTCTAGTAACCAGTCACTTTTTATTACAGTGAGATCTCTCATGAAGAGTTTTGTGGTGTGCATCACTTCACAAAAGAGCACCCTAAAACGAGACTGTTAATTGCACAATTTAATCTTTGAAAACTATTACCATTGGGGCTGTGGAATTGTGTACAACACACTATCCGGGTGAACATAAAGTTCTATGTCTCCACGTACTGTTTTGTACACCCCACTGTAATGCAAGTACGCCGCGTTTGGGAAAAGTCCCGTTACCaaacatttacaaattatttctacCACACCTACAACGAAAAGATGTAAAAACGAAATAACAAAATCGTGTTTCACCTTCGCACGACACAAGAGGTACATCGTAATTgttcaacattttttccaaGCGACGTCTGACCTCCACCACCCGTTTCATGCTTTTGTGATTGATAAAATTCTTGTGACAGAACTCCCTCGACATGTCGCTGCTGACAAAAGCGTTGTACACATTCAAATACGTGATGAGGTCACCCTCTTCCACTTCGAACAGTCTCTTCTGGAGTCGAGCCCTGATCGAGGAATTGCCGGAAGACGGTTTCGTGAAGATCGTTTCCACTTGGAGCATCGAGACGATGGTCAAAATCTCTTCGGAACACCCAAACTCACCTGAGAACGTAcaaataatttgcaattcttcAAAATTGTGAAAGGACCCACCGGAACTCAACAGGAGTTTGGAGTAGAGAGGGTCCAAAGCAAATTCCGCCATGTGATAGCCCAAAGGTTTCGTCAATTCGCCGCTAATGTCGATGGCGCCGAGAGCGTACAGTATTTCTAGGGcgcttttcaaattttccacCGGAGGCGGATCCGGAAACTTAAATTTGAGAATGTTGCTGATCCCCAAAGCTTTCAGTTGCAAAACAGCGTAAGTTAGCTTTGTCCGGATGATTTCCGGCGGAGTGTGGTCGGCGAGCTTTGCGGCATACTCTTCAGTGAACAATCTAGAAAACGTCGACTCTTCTTAAATTCCCCAACAAAAACCCAATTGTGTACCTGTACACGTTTCCCGTCCTCATACGTCCGGCTCTCCCCGCTCTTTGATCTGCCGACGCTTTACTTACCGGAAGAACGATCAAGCTGTCCGTGTGAGTCTCATTATTGAACCATCGCATCTTCACAAAACCACAATCGATTACTGGAAACGTAGGCGTGAAGGAGGGATTCTAGACAACTAGTTCGCATACCGTGCACTATTCCGGGGATTGTTATGGACGTTTCCGCAACATTTGTGGCAACAACTACTTTCCTGTAACCATCCGGTGCAGATTTGAACACTTTCAGTTGTTCGTGATACGGAAGGGAGCCGTACATGGGCAAAACGAACATTTTCTCTTTCTTATTCGCTTGTTCGATGTTGTTCGCATGTTCTTTCAACAGTCTGACCGCTCTGTCCACTTCTTCTTGCccagttaaaaatattaaaatgtcgCCGCTTTCTttagacaaatttattttcaaagttGTCTCGACGGATTTTTGTACGTAACAAGGGACAGGTTCTGAAACGAGTTCGTCATATAGTAAATACTGTTAAATAACGAACTTATCTAGAAAAATGGAGTTCAAATAATCGATAAAAGCCAATTATAGCGTTTCTAACTTCGTAACGTGTTTTGGGAAATTTGCCGCCTAACAAACATACTGTACTTgcagtattttaaaaaattggtgtGATTGATTGATTGGTGGTCTAAAACGAGGTGTTTTAATAAAcatgtactattgggagcataaaaagtgggacatcaaatttctgtcagttttgaaaaattcgatgtagttcaagctttattgtcatttttttgacactattctagctgacagtttaaaaatttattttatactcctattttccttttccaaatgccctcttcttttgataaaggtagattttgattcggactttgaattaaataaatattcactacgtgcttacttacttagtcattccctacaacctacaatatttaatgacaacgtcaatcaattcaaaatagGGTTAGAAttagataagggttatttcacattaaaagtcaagataatgacgttgatgtcccactttttttgcccgcaatagtacataattcaatttaaaataaaataattgctcCAGTTTAATTCAGGATGCCCCAGCCTTGAAAAAGGCTATGAAGATAAAACCTGCAGTGACAAGTAcgagctgtcaaatgtcaaatttatacaTCCAGGAGAGGCGGCAAATCTATACGTACGCACGTAAATCACAGCCAATTACgattttacaaacatttataagctgtaattttatttttctttatcataatttttttaatacaaacgTTCATTCtcgaaatcaatattttttgaagttttgtATGTATTGTAGAAATACAGTGGCCTTTGAACACCTAAATTTTGTCCCTCACTCCTGTTAtctcaacagatgttttatctttattttaattaacaccTTTGTGGACTTTGTTTTTGGTATTTATTcggctgaattgtttttggAGAACACACAATATCTGCTTTTTTTAATGGTGTCACTCATCTACAAATTGATATCgagctatttattttttatctgttatttttttgtgataatATTAATGATCTTAAGTAACCGTATTGTTATCTCCGTCCCATGCACTGAAAACTGTGCATTGTATCCCAAAAATAAACcggaaaattaattgtttccagaacaaaagttgaaaataaaatcgatGACGCCTTTTATGTCTGTGCCATTCAAAATAATTCCTGTTCGTAACCGACTCGCGGCTCCATCAgattaacaaacaaaaccaaCAGTTTCATTATAGAGGCGTCGTtccaacacaatcaaattgtttGGTAATTTGCTGCAATCACACAACCCTACCTATcgtgtaataaatattgacGGGAAATTGTCGCCCCTTCACGGACAATATTACAGCAGAATCTTTCGATTTATCCTTGATGTGATTATTGTTAAAGAAATCGAACAACTCTTTGGCATCCATCGTCGCTGAGGCGACAATCAGTCGCATTTCTGGCCGCTTCTGAAACCAGCACACTGCAAAAAACTTGGGACGTTTCTGGCGTCGTCTACCTACTCTGATGATTTTCTTCATCAGCCCCATCAGGATGTCGGTGTAGAGGGTGCGCTCGTGCACCTCGTCCAGCATTATGGCGGAATAACATTTCAAAAGCGGATCCGACATCATTTCCCGCAGCAAGATTCCTTCCGTCATGTACTGCAATTTTCAAGTTTATCATCGATCACACCGCATCAATGTTGACACTCATCGCTTACCTTGATCTTGGGCTTCTTGACGCACGCGTCGAACTTAACAGCGTACCCCACTGTCTCGTCTTGTACTAGAGAGCCCGTTTCGTCCGCCACACGGTTCGCCAAAGAAATAGCCGCAACCCTTCTCGACTCGCATATTCCGACCTGACCGGGCCATCCAGCTTCTATCATGTACTGGACAAGGAAGATTCAGTGAATAAAAGAACGTTTAATAAAGCGAACTTATTTATTAAGCTAAACACCACTCCAATGTACATCTATcgtaacaattaaaaatagtttacgtaacaaaaaatacttttaactCTTAACTACAGTAAAAATACAATATGCAACAATATAAAAAGTAGAAATTGgcaagaacaaaaaaatctcattgTATCGTAGGCCAAtatcaattattttgtaaacaaaaaaagctTAGAGTGCACGTAAAGTTGTTACAAACGACTAGCATATTCGTGCACCTTTGTGacttaacaaaataaataaaaattttattgcttaAACATAATAACACATTCAGTATTCGAGTCGTGACGACTGATATAAGAAAATACAGATTTTAGTAAGAAACCCGTGACTACAGCATCCTATTACTACAACGTTTCAGTTAATTATCTATCGATACAAAATGTTAATTTGAACGTTAGTACTAGTACCGAAATCGGAAGGGTTAtacgaaaaataatttgagaATTCTACTATTATCATCACCCTGAGCATGCCGccaactaaaatatttttcgatcACACTTGCGGTCGGTCGTTCGCTGATAAGCGGTCAGAACAATTTCCTCCAGTTGGGGTTCACGAGATTCATATCGGCGAGTGCTACCAATAGTTAACATGATTACATGATTGGGAATAAATCGATTTGAGTTTTGATCAATTAACCACTTAatacttatttgaaaaatcactTATTTTAACATCagtataaatatgtataatattGCGATCAGGTCGTTTCAACTTGCCTCCAAACAAACATAACAACGCACTTGTAAAACCTATAATTATCACAACATACAAGAACGTGTACTGTTGGAAAAACGTCTGTGTGCTCATGTCGCTTCAATCATCACAGTCTAAGAAATGAATTGTACAAATGGTTTACGAGAACGAACAATGGGAATGTTTTGCCCAAATTTAAATCTGAAGCattaccaataaaaatgtggCTATTTTAAATCACGAACCAGCGTTGATTTCCGTTTGTGGCGACCATTAAAAACTACATCCGTTTGACATATTCTAGTGGAGAATGATACTGCTCGATCGAAATTAGATTATTAATACAATATAGGTGAGACAAACGAACGATGTAATTCCCGAAAACCACTTTTGTAACAAGATCTAAAATCTAAGCTACTCTAGCAGATAGTTTTCTTCCATCGGGATTTGTTTAAAATCACAATACTAAAATGGAAGTAAGCACAATTCCCGATTGGTTTCTGGCAACAGCTTAGCAATAAATCAGTAGATATTGAGCagcaataaaataatagaaatcgTGTAAATCAACCCCCAGAggaaaagtaaataaataatgactgTACGGCGGAGATAAGGGAAAGCATTCTTGTTACAGTTACAAGGTAAAATAATCAAAGTGTTAGTAAAGCACTTTAGAAATGAACCTCGACGATCTGGGTTCACTACCAATTAGAAAAACTTCTTGTTGGAGCTACCGTTAAAAATTCGTGCTGTTCGAAAACGTCTTGTGCGCCATGATTTTCCTGACTTCGGTGACGTGAACCTCCGTGATGGCGATGACGAAGAGCAAGACGCCGAACCCTACGTACTGTATGCTCCTAAGAAACTCCCACAGTTTATCACAAAATATTCCCAATAGGAGACAGTGCAGCATGTTGTGCACGTTCACGACCCTCCACAGCCACGTTACTCCGAAGAAAAATGAGCTCTTAAAGATCGCATTCTGTCTGGCGAACTCGTCTGGGGGCACGTCGTTCTTCTCGAGCATGTCCTGGTAGAGAGCTATGTACCGATTCCAGGCCATCGAGCTCAGGATGAGCTGAGCCGTGAAGCAGAGGAGCTTCTTCGACACCTTGTTCGAGGTGACCTTGCCCTTGTAGACGATGTTGGTCTCTTTGGTGTCGCTGGTGGTCGGCAGCTGCATGTAGCCCCTCCTCGGGGGATTGTTTTTCAAGAAGACGAACGTGCCTATCATGAGGGCGAGGCAGCCCAGGGCGTCGCACACGCCGTCTACGTAATATCCGGTCGTGCCGATCTCGGACCTCTCCCCTTTGACGTTCTTTCGGACTCTGGCGACGTGGCCGTCGAGGTCGTCGAGAAACGTCCGCACTTCGAACAGCACCACCCCCAAACGGCGGTAGGCCAGACTGTCGCTGGAAATGCACTTGGCGCTCAGGATCGCGACGAACACGTGGAAGACACTTATAGAATTTGGCGTGATGTATTGGATGCGCGATATATCGAAAATGTTGTCGATTATTGTGACGAGGGGGGCGAACAGGTAGTAGTTGGTGTGGTCTAACAGTACGGCCTTAACGGTAACGTCGCACAGGGGGTTTATATTACATCCTAGCCAACTAACATCTTTGTAATTTAAAGTTGTATTGTCGTCGATGCCCCTGTCTATAGGATAGTTTTGGATTCTTAAGTACAAATTGAAATCCATGTAAAGGTAGAACAACAGAACGGTCACGAAAACCAACAACAGGATCTTACTGATGTGGGAGGCGGGGCATACCATTTTCGGAACGAAGGAAAAGTATCTCGCTTAAAGTTAGGCCACGATTTACGTGGACGGCCTTTCAGTctttagaaaatttatatcATCTCAATTAAGTATATGTTCATAACTAGAACAGTATCTACGGAGAACTACGAGACATTCTTTTGTGAGGCTTAGGAGTTTCAGTTAAAAGGCGGCCGGGTTGAGAAGTTTGTTTTTGTACACCTAAAAGCAATAAACCATACATTAGAATGGTGCTTAAACATGATTAGTGTTAAAAATCATTTACTTAAAGTAAACATTAGGAAATTGTGCCGATTAACGCTGTATCGTTTTTTTAAGGTGTCAACTGTTCTCGTTTGCTCCCCATTAGCACCTTTTCTCTGATcgtttttgtttcaaaatgttagGTAAAAGTCTCGAGAACACGGGCAACGGTTAGTAAATGCAGCCGCGTCAGCTGCAGTAATTCAACGTTATTTACAAGCTAGATTAAAGTAATATTTACGTTAAAAATGTTGCGaaagtttattaatttaatgagGAGTATGTGTCATGAACAAATACGAATTGCTAGAACTGGTGATATCACCTGCCAactaatacatatttatttactactaatttttcttgataaaaaaaattaatctgtgTGGAATTTACTGCCAGTAAAAGTTCTAAAGAAtcaaatgaattttttgtattatttttatcgcaaaaaataaaagaaaacgtGCCAGTATTttacaattgaaaaaaaaacgtaaaattttactttttcccaaaagaatttttttaaactacaaaatacaaaaaattacttattaGTGATTTTTAAGGGTAGAAGTTTTAAGCCTACTTTACTACATATTTACAGACAAGATAAGAAATTCTTCTATTTCATCAAATATAGATACGTatggcaaaaatttaaaaaaaaaaatcctggtGCTTACCAAAAAGTTCGCAAATATGACCAACAGAAGTTATCACGTGACTTTTGGTAAACGTAAAatttgacataaaaaaaaacctagtCATTAGAATCACCCTTTTTCGATATATTCAACATAAATTCCATTTACGGAATTTACGTAAAATTTGAGGTATACCGGAAGTCACGTGATAAATCGTATCAGTCATGTTTTTAGATAAGCAGAGGCAATtgctgtaataaaatttttactgaatttttgaaaacattttcttttcaaatggTTGGAAATTGTTTCACcgtaatgaaaataataatttcgatCCGCAAAGTTGTGGATTGAATTTTAATAGAACAAAATGAATctaatttcattattattactattattaatcaaagtttttattcttttctgcAACATTTTGTCATGTTGTAGGTACCCAACAGAGAATTAGAATTCTGTTTCGCAAATGTCTATCAATTAATTAACCAAAACCACAACGAAGAAGTAAAAATTGATTATACC encodes:
- the LOC138141265 gene encoding probable ATP-dependent RNA helicase DHX35 isoform X2, coding for MIEAGWPGQVGICESRRVAAISLANRVADETGSLVQDETVGYAVKFDACVKKPKIKYMTEGILLREMMSDPLLKCYSAIMLDEVHERTLYTDILMGLMKKIIRKRPEMRLIVASATMDAKELFDFFNNNHIKDKSKDSAVILSVKGRQFPVNIYYTIEPVPCYVQKSVETTLKINLSKESGDILIFLTGQEEVDRAVRLLKEHANNIEQANKKEKMFVLPMYGSLPYHEQLKVFKSAPDGYRKVVVATNVAETSITIPGIVHVIDCGFVKMRWFNNETHTDSLIVLPVSKASADQRAGRAGRMRTGNVYRLFTEEYAAKLADHTPPEIIRTKLTYAVLQLKALGISNILKFKFPDPPPVENLKSALEILYALGAIDISGELTKPLGYHMAEFALDPLYSKLLLSSGEFGCSEEILTIVSMLQVETIFTKPSSGNSSIRARLQKRLFEVEEGDLITYLNVYNAFVSSDMSREFCHKNFINHKSMKRVVEVRRRLEKMLNNYDVPLVSCEGVVEIICKCLVTGLFPNAAYLHYSGVYKTVRGDIELYVHPDSVLYTIPQPQWVLFCEVMHTTKLFMRDLTVIKSDWLLELAPHFYYKTTYKDY
- the LOC138141265 gene encoding probable ATP-dependent RNA helicase DHX35 isoform X1, whose product is MSDFKPRFLKPSQTSSFLDRNDSSLADTTDFIYNRHLSQSIQTQRQKLPIFNNRNHILFLLEKYQTLVLVGETGCGKSTQIPQYMIEAGWPGQVGICESRRVAAISLANRVADETGSLVQDETVGYAVKFDACVKKPKIKYMTEGILLREMMSDPLLKCYSAIMLDEVHERTLYTDILMGLMKKIIRKRPEMRLIVASATMDAKELFDFFNNNHIKDKSKDSAVILSVKGRQFPVNIYYTIEPVPCYVQKSVETTLKINLSKESGDILIFLTGQEEVDRAVRLLKEHANNIEQANKKEKMFVLPMYGSLPYHEQLKVFKSAPDGYRKVVVATNVAETSITIPGIVHVIDCGFVKMRWFNNETHTDSLIVLPVSKASADQRAGRAGRMRTGNVYRLFTEEYAAKLADHTPPEIIRTKLTYAVLQLKALGISNILKFKFPDPPPVENLKSALEILYALGAIDISGELTKPLGYHMAEFALDPLYSKLLLSSGEFGCSEEILTIVSMLQVETIFTKPSSGNSSIRARLQKRLFEVEEGDLITYLNVYNAFVSSDMSREFCHKNFINHKSMKRVVEVRRRLEKMLNNYDVPLVSCEGVVEIICKCLVTGLFPNAAYLHYSGVYKTVRGDIELYVHPDSVLYTIPQPQWVLFCEVMHTTKLFMRDLTVIKSDWLLELAPHFYYKTTYKDY
- the Cpes gene encoding ceramide phosphoethanolamine synthase, which codes for MVCPASHISKILLLVFVTVLLFYLYMDFNLYLRIQNYPIDRGIDDNTTLNYKDVSWLGCNINPLCDVTVKAVLLDHTNYYLFAPLVTIIDNIFDISRIQYITPNSISVFHVFVAILSAKCISSDSLAYRRLGVVLFEVRTFLDDLDGHVARVRKNVKGERSEIGTTGYYVDGVCDALGCLALMIGTFVFLKNNPPRRGYMQLPTTSDTKETNIVYKGKVTSNKVSKKLLCFTAQLILSSMAWNRYIALYQDMLEKNDVPPDEFARQNAIFKSSFFFGVTWLWRVVNVHNMLHCLLLGIFCDKLWEFLRSIQYVGFGVLLFVIAITEVHVTEVRKIMAHKTFSNSTNF